In a genomic window of Nitrospinota bacterium:
- a CDS encoding ABC transporter ATP-binding protein: MPPYAIEVDGLTKKFGAFTAVDNISFHVERGEIFGFLGPNGAGKSTAIRMLCGLMEPTAGRASVGGFDIATQTFQIKKSIGYMSQKFSLYEDLTVEENIRFYGGVYGLSPARITERMRWVVEMAGLAGREGSLTGELSDGWKQRLALGCAVIHEPAIVFLDEPTSGVDPVSRRNFWELISRLSEQGVTVLVTTHYLDEAEYCNDIMMINAGRIVASGGPKELKQRHITYRMLEVRTADPVAAMEALKGEPWVRELTLFGIHLHAGVDDAVEGSRRIREAFARRGLTAERIEPITPSLEDVFIHLLAESGGGD; the protein is encoded by the coding sequence ATGCCCCCCTATGCGATCGAGGTGGACGGGCTGACAAAAAAATTCGGCGCGTTCACCGCCGTCGACAACATCTCGTTCCATGTGGAGCGCGGGGAGATATTCGGTTTTCTCGGCCCCAACGGCGCGGGCAAATCGACCGCCATCCGGATGCTCTGCGGCCTGATGGAACCGACGGCGGGCCGCGCCTCCGTGGGGGGCTTCGACATCGCCACCCAGACGTTCCAGATAAAAAAAAGCATCGGCTACATGTCGCAAAAATTCTCGCTCTACGAGGACCTCACCGTGGAGGAAAATATCCGTTTCTATGGCGGGGTATACGGCCTTTCCCCGGCGCGCATCACCGAACGGATGCGGTGGGTGGTGGAGATGGCCGGCCTTGCGGGACGCGAAGGCAGCCTCACCGGCGAACTCTCCGACGGCTGGAAACAGCGCCTCGCGCTCGGCTGCGCCGTTATCCACGAGCCGGCCATCGTTTTCCTCGATGAGCCGACCTCCGGCGTCGATCCGGTCTCGCGCCGCAATTTTTGGGAGCTTATCAGCCGGCTCTCCGAACAGGGGGTGACGGTGCTGGTGACCACCCACTACCTCGACGAGGCGGAATACTGCAACGACATCATGATGATAAACGCCGGCCGCATCGTGGCCAGCGGCGGGCCGAAAGAATTGAAGCAACGCCATATCACCTACCGGATGCTGGAAGTGCGGACCGCCGATCCGGTGGCCGCCATGGAGGCGCTGAAGGGGGAACCGTGGGTGCGTGAACTGACGCTTTTCGGCATCCACCTCCACGCGGGGGTGGACGATGCCGTGGAGGGGAGCCGCCGGATACGGGAGGCGTTCGCCCGCCGGGGATTGACGGCGGAGCGGATAGAGCCGATCACGCCGTCGCTGGAGGACGTCTTCATCCACCTGCTGGCGGAATCGGGAGGAGGGGACTGA
- a CDS encoding ABC transporter permease, whose protein sequence is MTFRRIKPIVVKEFRQVRRDWVSLMLLILLPAFLMLMVGKALNFDVKSVRLAVFDQDKSSQSRAFIRAFTNSGYFTIAADVTSYRDIETSIESGRALAALVIPADFAKRLDRGEDAPVQVLMDGSNNNTATTALGYMNTIIQTYSANLRAEFMTRRGQRFDPPIELRPKVWYNPNLSSTKFLVPGFIGFILMMSSVISTALSIVREKESGTMEQLAVSPLGTAEIVIGKTLPYFIISLVSSAFVLGIAFVFFDLAVRGAIVWLYLGIVVFLFAALGQGLLISAIAEKQQIAFMMAVLSSILPTFLLSGLVFPIRSMPWLLQILSNVTPVKFFLIIIRGVMLKGVGPDVFWRELLYMLLFAAVTLALAAHIMLRKRRAA, encoded by the coding sequence ATGACCTTCAGGCGCATAAAACCGATTGTCGTAAAAGAATTCCGGCAGGTGCGGCGCGATTGGGTATCGCTCATGCTCCTCATCCTGCTTCCCGCCTTTCTCATGTTGATGGTGGGGAAGGCGCTCAACTTCGACGTGAAGAGCGTCCGGCTGGCGGTGTTCGACCAGGACAAAAGCAGCCAAAGCCGCGCGTTTATCCGCGCGTTCACCAATTCCGGCTACTTCACCATCGCCGCGGACGTGACCAGCTACCGCGACATTGAAACAAGCATCGAAAGCGGCCGGGCGCTCGCCGCGCTGGTGATTCCCGCCGATTTCGCCAAACGGCTGGACCGCGGCGAAGACGCGCCGGTGCAAGTGCTGATGGACGGCTCGAACAACAACACCGCCACCACCGCGCTGGGCTACATGAACACCATCATCCAAACTTACTCCGCGAACCTGCGCGCCGAGTTCATGACCCGCCGCGGCCAGCGGTTCGATCCCCCCATCGAGCTGCGCCCGAAGGTCTGGTACAACCCCAATCTCTCCAGCACCAAATTTCTCGTTCCCGGCTTCATCGGCTTCATCCTGATGATGAGCTCGGTCATTTCCACGGCGCTTTCCATCGTGCGCGAAAAAGAGAGCGGTACGATGGAGCAGCTCGCCGTTTCGCCGCTGGGGACGGCGGAGATCGTCATCGGCAAAACGCTTCCCTATTTCATCATATCGCTGGTCAGTTCCGCGTTTGTGCTCGGCATCGCCTTTGTGTTTTTCGATCTGGCGGTGCGCGGGGCGATTGTCTGGCTCTATCTGGGCATCGTGGTCTTCCTGTTCGCGGCGTTGGGGCAGGGGCTCCTGATCTCCGCCATCGCCGAGAAACAGCAGATCGCCTTCATGATGGCGGTTCTGTCGTCCATCCTCCCCACGTTTCTTTTGTCCGGGCTCGTCTTCCCCATCCGGAGCATGCCGTGGCTGCTGCAAATCCTCTCCAACGTGACGCCGGTGAAATTTTTTCTCATCATCATCCGCGGCGTGATGCTCAAGGGGGTGGGGCCGGATGTCTTTTGGCGCGAACTGCTCTATATGCTGCTGTTCGCGGCGGTCACGCTGGCGCTTGCGGCCCACATCATGCTGCGAAAACGGAGGGCCGCATGA